Proteins from a single region of Streptomyces sp. HUAS 15-9:
- a CDS encoding thioesterase family protein encodes MSMSQVEAFYEREADDRFLPSAYTRGPWDADSQHAGPPAALLALAVEERPGGRPDMRVARLTYEIMRPVPIRPLTVATRVLRAGRSVELVEVAVTPDGGGQEVMRATALLMKTAPDSVPQVSPGRQVPGPGTVPTKAFFPVPWDQGYHTAMEIRFAGGSFLEPGPATAWMRMRVPLVAGEEITPLSRVLTAADSGNGVSAALDFHRYVFINADLSVNLHRHPEGEWVCLDARTMVDGAGIGLAESALHDEKGPLGRSTQSLYVAART; translated from the coding sequence ATGTCGATGTCGCAGGTCGAGGCCTTCTACGAGCGGGAGGCCGACGACCGGTTCCTTCCCAGTGCCTATACCCGTGGCCCCTGGGACGCCGACTCCCAGCACGCCGGGCCGCCGGCCGCCTTGCTCGCCCTGGCCGTCGAGGAACGGCCGGGCGGACGGCCGGACATGCGGGTCGCCCGGCTCACGTACGAGATCATGCGCCCGGTTCCGATACGGCCGCTGACCGTGGCCACGCGCGTCCTGCGTGCCGGGCGCAGTGTCGAGCTCGTGGAGGTGGCTGTGACACCCGACGGCGGCGGCCAGGAGGTGATGCGGGCGACGGCGTTGCTGATGAAGACAGCGCCGGACTCGGTACCGCAGGTGTCGCCGGGCCGGCAGGTGCCCGGGCCCGGGACCGTACCCACGAAGGCGTTCTTCCCGGTGCCCTGGGACCAGGGCTACCACACGGCCATGGAAATACGTTTCGCGGGCGGCTCGTTCCTGGAGCCAGGGCCGGCCACGGCGTGGATGCGGATGCGGGTCCCCCTGGTCGCCGGAGAGGAGATCACACCGCTCAGCAGGGTGCTGACGGCCGCCGATTCGGGCAACGGCGTCAGTGCCGCGCTCGACTTCCACCGCTACGTGTTCATCAACGCCGACCTCAGCGTCAATCTGCACCGCCATCCCGAGGGCGAATGGGTCTGCCTGGACGCCCGGACGATGGTGGACGGCGCGGGCATCGGCCTTGCCGAGTCCGCCCTGCACGACGAGAAGGGCCCGCTCGGCCGCAGTACCCAGAGCCTGTACGTGGCCGCGCGTACCTGA
- a CDS encoding zinc-dependent alcohol dehydrogenase family protein, with the protein MKAALITEQGTIEMVTVEDPTPGPREVVVAVAACGLCGTDLHILQGEFAPELPIVPGHEFAGEVVAIGRDVTELAVGARVAVDPSLSCNECYYCRLGRNNLCERWAAIGVTTAGGAAEYAVAPVANCVVLPDHVSTHDAALIEPLACAIRGYDVLRSNLANHVLIYGSGTMGLMMLELAKRTGAASVDVIDINSARLETARTLGCSNAVTSADKIDMPRGWDLVIDATGNENAIQDALGRVGKGGTYLQFGVSDYAARATIEPYRIYNQEITITGSMAVLHSFERAAELFAAGVLDPEIFISDRLPLASYSEALKRFQAGEGRKIQVQPGLGA; encoded by the coding sequence ATGAAGGCCGCACTCATCACCGAGCAGGGGACCATCGAGATGGTCACCGTGGAGGATCCCACGCCCGGCCCCCGAGAGGTCGTCGTCGCCGTGGCGGCCTGCGGCCTGTGCGGCACGGACCTGCACATCCTGCAAGGCGAATTCGCCCCCGAGCTGCCCATCGTCCCCGGCCACGAATTCGCCGGTGAGGTGGTCGCCATCGGCCGCGACGTCACCGAACTGGCCGTGGGCGCCCGCGTCGCCGTCGACCCCTCACTGAGCTGCAACGAGTGCTACTACTGCCGCCTCGGCAGGAACAACCTGTGTGAGCGCTGGGCGGCCATCGGCGTCACGACCGCGGGCGGTGCGGCGGAATACGCCGTAGCCCCGGTCGCCAACTGCGTCGTCCTGCCCGACCACGTCTCCACCCACGACGCCGCCCTGATCGAACCGCTGGCCTGCGCGATACGCGGGTACGACGTCCTGCGCAGCAATCTGGCCAATCACGTGCTCATCTACGGCTCGGGCACGATGGGCCTGATGATGCTGGAGCTGGCCAAGCGCACGGGCGCCGCCAGTGTCGACGTCATCGACATCAATTCCGCCCGCCTGGAAACCGCGCGGACGCTGGGGTGCAGCAACGCCGTGACATCCGCAGACAAGATCGACATGCCCCGCGGCTGGGATCTCGTCATCGACGCCACGGGGAACGAGAACGCGATCCAGGACGCCCTGGGCCGGGTGGGCAAGGGCGGCACCTATCTGCAGTTCGGCGTCTCCGACTACGCCGCCCGGGCGACGATCGAGCCCTACCGGATCTACAACCAGGAGATAACCATCACCGGCTCGATGGCGGTTCTGCACAGCTTCGAACGCGCCGCGGAACTCTTCGCCGCCGGCGTGCTGGACCCGGAGATCTTCATCAGCGACCGCCTGCCGCTCGCCTCCTACAGCGAGGCACTCAAGCGATTCCAGGCAGGGGAGGGCCGCAAGATACAGGTGCAGCCGGGCCTGGGGGCCTGA
- a CDS encoding carbohydrate ABC transporter permease, with translation MSTTLARPRGHRDPFLRHHSKAVVGLAGWIVGLLFFAPFAWMVLTSFHSEADAATNPPSVAAHLTLHGYREFFGASTGASPWPALINSATASVFSTLLVLALSIPAAYALSIKPVRKWSDVMFFFLSTKMLPVVAGLLPVYLAAQNLGMLDNIWLLVILYTTMNLPIAVWMMRSFLAEIPVAILEAAAIDGAGLPTVFRRIIIPMAAPGIAATSLICFIFSWNEMLFAQVLTGVQASTGPVFLTSFVTSQGLFLAKVCAAAVAVSIPVLIAGFAAQDRLVQGLTMGAVK, from the coding sequence ATGAGCACCACCCTTGCCCGGCCCCGCGGGCACCGCGACCCCTTCCTCAGACACCACTCCAAGGCCGTCGTAGGACTGGCCGGCTGGATCGTGGGCCTGCTCTTCTTCGCGCCGTTCGCCTGGATGGTCCTGACCTCCTTCCACAGTGAGGCGGACGCAGCCACCAATCCGCCCTCCGTCGCCGCGCACCTGACCCTGCACGGGTACCGTGAGTTCTTCGGCGCCTCGACAGGGGCCAGCCCCTGGCCGGCTCTGATCAACTCCGCGACCGCAAGCGTGTTCTCGACCCTGCTCGTCCTCGCGCTGTCCATTCCCGCGGCCTACGCACTGTCGATCAAACCGGTGCGCAAGTGGTCCGACGTGATGTTCTTCTTCCTGTCCACCAAGATGCTTCCCGTGGTCGCCGGCCTGCTTCCGGTCTACCTGGCGGCCCAGAACCTCGGGATGCTGGACAACATCTGGCTCCTGGTCATCCTCTACACGACCATGAACCTGCCGATCGCCGTATGGATGATGCGGTCCTTCCTCGCGGAGATCCCCGTGGCGATCCTGGAGGCCGCCGCGATCGACGGTGCCGGCCTGCCGACCGTCTTCCGCAGGATCATCATCCCGATGGCGGCGCCCGGCATCGCCGCCACCTCACTGATCTGCTTCATCTTCAGCTGGAACGAGATGCTGTTCGCCCAGGTGCTCACCGGGGTCCAGGCTTCGACCGGGCCGGTCTTCCTGACCAGCTTCGTCACGAGTCAGGGTCTGTTCCTGGCCAAGGTCTGTGCCGCGGCCGTCGCTGTGTCCATCCCGGTTCTCATCGCCGGATTCGCCGCTCAGGACCGCCTGGTCCAGGGTCTGACCATGGGAGCCGTGAAATGA
- a CDS encoding carbohydrate ABC transporter permease, whose translation MQKARRPAGSHTAAASRQPSGRARAWARRAPMMPALVYMVIVTQLPFVATLVISFMNWDALRPEERGWAGFTNYKLVFRDPDMRASVITTVWLTAGVVLLSLLLGLGVALLLDHKFRGRGAVRTMMIAPFLVVPVAAALLWKHALYNPEYGLLNGALTWIWSLFGSDNPPQPDWISSSPLAAVAVSLIWQWTPFMMLILLAGLQSRPLEIIEAARVDGANAFQIFRHLTLPHLRRYLELAALLGSVYIVQNFDAVFTITSGGLGTANLPYTIYQTFYQAHDYGRASAAGVIVVLGTIVVATFALRTVSTLLREEKTS comes from the coding sequence ATGCAGAAAGCAAGACGTCCCGCCGGGTCACATACGGCCGCGGCATCTCGGCAACCGTCGGGCCGCGCAAGGGCCTGGGCCAGGCGCGCCCCGATGATGCCGGCGCTGGTGTACATGGTGATCGTCACCCAGCTGCCGTTCGTCGCCACACTGGTGATCTCCTTCATGAACTGGGACGCGCTGCGGCCCGAGGAACGCGGCTGGGCAGGGTTCACCAACTACAAACTGGTCTTCCGTGACCCGGACATGCGCGCCTCGGTGATCACCACGGTGTGGCTGACCGCCGGTGTGGTGCTGCTGAGCCTGCTGCTCGGCCTGGGTGTGGCGCTCCTGCTCGACCACAAGTTCCGCGGGCGCGGAGCGGTACGAACCATGATGATCGCCCCGTTCCTCGTCGTCCCCGTCGCGGCAGCGCTGCTGTGGAAGCACGCGCTCTACAACCCCGAGTACGGGCTCCTCAACGGCGCCCTGACCTGGATCTGGTCGCTGTTCGGCTCGGACAACCCGCCACAGCCCGACTGGATCAGCTCCTCACCCCTGGCCGCCGTTGCCGTCTCCCTGATCTGGCAGTGGACGCCCTTCATGATGCTGATCCTGCTCGCCGGACTGCAGAGCCGCCCACTGGAGATCATCGAGGCGGCCCGGGTGGACGGCGCCAACGCCTTCCAGATATTCCGCCATCTGACCCTGCCTCATCTGCGCCGATACCTGGAGCTGGCGGCACTGCTCGGGTCCGTCTACATCGTGCAGAACTTCGACGCGGTCTTCACCATCACCTCGGGTGGGCTCGGTACCGCGAACCTTCCCTACACCATCTACCAGACCTTCTATCAGGCACATGACTACGGTCGTGCCTCCGCAGCCGGCGTCATCGTCGTGCTGGGCACCATCGTGGTGGCCACCTTCGCACTGCGTACGGTGTCGACGCTCCTGCGGGAGGAGAAGACCTCATGA
- a CDS encoding ABC transporter substrate-binding protein, which produces MHYRPTRARLTTAALTGLTCTALLTGCAGAGGSGGGDGDKTVNVLMVNNPQMLDLQKLTKDQFTKKTGIKVNFTVLPENEVRDKITQDVATQAGGYDVVTVGAYEVPLWAKNGWLSPLDNTVAQDPSFKQDDVFASMTDGLRGQDGKLYAEPFYGESSFLMYRKDIFDAKHLTMPDRPTWKQVADLAAKADGAEKGMKGICLRGKPGWGELGAALTTVVNTEGGTWFTKDWKAQVDGEGFTKATEDYVDLVRKHGEAGAPQAGFAECLNNFTQSKTAMWMDATSAAGLLEDPSSPVAGKVGYAQAPVTDTKASGWLWTWALAQPKAGKHQDAGAQFVKWAASQDYEKLVGDKLGWSRVPAGKRKSTYDNRDYQKAAAPFYQATLTAISEADPKNPGTQPRPTVGVQYVTIPEFQDLGTKVTQEVSAAIAGRQSVKQALDKGQKLAEQVASKYRNN; this is translated from the coding sequence ATGCACTACAGACCCACCAGGGCCAGACTGACGACGGCGGCCCTGACCGGCCTCACCTGTACCGCCCTGCTCACCGGCTGTGCCGGTGCGGGAGGCAGCGGCGGGGGCGACGGTGACAAGACCGTGAACGTGCTCATGGTCAACAACCCTCAGATGCTCGACCTCCAGAAGCTGACCAAGGATCAGTTCACCAAGAAGACCGGCATCAAGGTCAACTTCACCGTGCTGCCGGAGAACGAGGTGCGGGACAAGATCACGCAGGATGTCGCAACGCAGGCGGGCGGCTATGACGTGGTCACGGTCGGCGCCTATGAGGTCCCGCTGTGGGCCAAGAACGGCTGGCTGTCACCGCTGGACAACACGGTCGCCCAGGACCCCTCCTTCAAGCAGGACGATGTCTTCGCGTCCATGACGGACGGGCTGCGCGGCCAGGACGGCAAGCTCTACGCCGAGCCCTTCTACGGCGAGTCATCCTTCCTGATGTACCGCAAGGACATCTTCGACGCCAAGCACCTGACCATGCCGGACCGCCCGACCTGGAAGCAGGTCGCCGACCTGGCCGCCAAGGCGGACGGTGCCGAGAAGGGCATGAAGGGCATCTGCCTGCGGGGCAAGCCGGGTTGGGGTGAGCTCGGAGCCGCCCTGACCACCGTGGTCAACACCGAGGGCGGCACCTGGTTCACCAAGGACTGGAAGGCCCAGGTCGACGGCGAAGGCTTCACCAAGGCGACCGAGGACTACGTCGATCTCGTCCGCAAGCACGGCGAGGCCGGCGCCCCGCAGGCCGGATTCGCCGAGTGCCTCAACAACTTCACGCAGTCCAAGACCGCCATGTGGATGGACGCCACATCGGCAGCCGGCCTGTTGGAAGACCCCAGTTCGCCCGTCGCCGGCAAGGTCGGCTACGCGCAGGCGCCGGTGACCGACACCAAGGCCTCCGGATGGCTGTGGACCTGGGCCCTGGCCCAGCCGAAGGCGGGCAAGCACCAGGACGCCGGCGCCCAGTTCGTCAAGTGGGCCGCGAGCCAGGACTACGAGAAGCTCGTCGGTGACAAGCTCGGCTGGTCCCGGGTCCCGGCCGGCAAGCGGAAGTCGACCTATGACAACCGGGACTACCAGAAGGCCGCGGCGCCCTTCTACCAGGCCACGTTGACCGCCATCAGCGAAGCCGATCCGAAGAACCCCGGGACACAGCCCCGCCCCACGGTCGGCGTGCAGTACGTGACCATTCCCGAGTTCCAGGACCTGGGCACCAAGGTCACCCAGGAAGTGTCCGCCGCGATCGCCGGACGCCAGTCGGTCAAGCAGGCCCTCGACAAGGGACAGAAGCTGGCCGAGCAGGTTGCCTCCAAGTACCGGAACAACTGA
- a CDS encoding DeoR/GlpR family DNA-binding transcription regulator: MKAEERQHRILALARRSGRVEVSALAADFRVAPETIRRDLNELARGGLVRRSHGGAYPVESAGFETSLAQRETHHVEDKRRIAAAAVHLFGEAETVFIDEGYTHRLIADLLPSDRNLTVVTASLPTAAAVAEASQATVLLLGGKVRGRTLATVGSWTNQMLSGFVIDLAILGANGISRDAGLTTPDPVVADVKAQAIRSSHRRMLVGIHTKFGAQSFCRFARIGDFETIITDTGLPVAEAHRYSLHGPNVIRV; the protein is encoded by the coding sequence GTGAAAGCCGAAGAGCGACAGCATCGGATCCTGGCTCTCGCCCGCCGAAGCGGAAGAGTGGAGGTGTCCGCCCTGGCCGCCGACTTCCGGGTGGCGCCGGAGACGATCCGCAGGGATCTGAACGAACTCGCGCGGGGCGGTCTGGTCCGCAGGAGCCACGGCGGTGCCTACCCGGTGGAGAGCGCCGGGTTCGAGACCTCGCTGGCCCAGCGTGAGACTCACCATGTGGAGGACAAGCGCCGTATCGCCGCCGCCGCCGTGCACCTGTTCGGCGAGGCGGAGACGGTGTTCATCGACGAGGGCTACACCCACCGCCTCATCGCCGACCTGCTGCCCTCCGACCGGAATCTGACCGTGGTGACCGCCTCCCTGCCCACCGCAGCGGCGGTGGCGGAAGCCTCCCAGGCCACGGTGCTGCTGCTCGGCGGCAAGGTCCGCGGCCGCACCCTGGCCACCGTCGGATCCTGGACCAACCAGATGCTGTCCGGCTTCGTCATCGACCTGGCGATCCTGGGAGCCAACGGCATTTCCCGCGACGCCGGCCTCACCACACCCGACCCGGTGGTGGCCGACGTCAAAGCCCAGGCGATCCGCAGTTCCCATCGCCGGATGCTGGTCGGAATCCACACTAAATTCGGAGCGCAGAGCTTCTGCCGATTCGCCAGGATCGGCGACTTCGAAACCATCATCACCGACACCGGCCTGCCCGTCGCCGAAGCTCATCGCTACTCCCTGCACGGACCCAACGTCATCCGGGTCTGA